Part of the Candidatus Omnitrophota bacterium genome, GGGTTATTTCAAGCTTGGGCAAGGGAATAGCTTCAGCCTCAATAGGTAAAGTCCTTGAGTCAAGAGGGATAAAGGTTACCCTTATGAAACTGGACCCATATATTAATGTTGACCCTGGCACGATGAACCCTTATCAGCATGGCGAAGTGTATGTTACAGAAGACGGCGCTGAAACAGATTTAGACCTTGGGCATTACGAAAGATTTACGTCAGCAGCAATGACTAAATTCAACAATGCTACTACCGGACAGGTTTATAATGCGGTTATTTCCCGGGAAAGGCGCGGTGATTATCTGGGAAAAACTATTCAGGTAATACCTCATATCACTGATGAGATAAAGAGCCGTATCAAAAAAGTCGCTGAGGTTTCTAATGCTGAAGTAGTGATTGTTGAGATTGGCGGGACTGTAGGTGATATCGAGGGCCTGCCATTTTTGGAAGCAGTAAGGCAGTTCAGGCTGGATGTGGGCCAGGATAATGCACTCTACATTCATTTGACACTTGTCCCTTATATAAAATGCGCAGGTGAAATAAAAACCAAGCCTACCCAGCATAGCGTCGGTACGCTTCGCGAGATAGGAATACAACCGGATATTTTGATCTGCCGCACAGAAAAACCGCTGAGCACTGAAGTAAAAGAAAAAATCTCTCTTTTCTGTAACGTAGCCAAAGAGGGCGTTATTGAGGCCCGGGATGTAGATTCTATATATGAGCTTCCCATCGTATTTAAAAACCAGATTTTGGATGAGATAATTTTGAGCCATTTTAAGCTTATCCGTAAATCCTCAGAGCTTAAAGACTGGGAA contains:
- a CDS encoding CTP synthase; this encodes MAKFIFITGGVISSLGKGIASASIGKVLESRGIKVTLMKLDPYINVDPGTMNPYQHGEVYVTEDGAETDLDLGHYERFTSAAMTKFNNATTGQVYNAVISRERRGDYLGKTIQVIPHITDEIKSRIKKVAEVSNAEVVIVEIGGTVGDIEGLPFLEAVRQFRLDVGQDNALYIHLTLVPYIKCAGEIKTKPTQHSVGTLREIGIQPDILICRTEKPLSTEVKEKISLFCNVAKEGVIEARDVDSIYELPIVFKNQILDEIILSHFKLIRKSSELKDWEKNVVERALNPKRRVTVAIVGKYIGLQDAYKSIYEALNHAGIYNDTAVDLKKVDSEELLCCAPEKLLEGVSGILVPGGFGSRGVEGKIRAIRYAREKRIPFLGLCLGMQCAVIEFARNVGGFKKADSTEFHPNTKYPVISLLEEQKGIKEMGGTMRLGAYPCHIKNGTRALRIYGKNMVTERHRHRYEFNNKYRKQLEKKGLTFSGIYKKKNLVEIIEIKDHPFFVAVQFHPEFKSKPDSAHPLFRDFIESALAMSD